The DNA segment attgaattttcttacaataataatttTCATACTAGCATTGGAATGGGTCCATTTGAGGCTTCATATGAAAGGCgatgtagattacccataggttggtttgaagtgggtaaagccGCAGTGAGTGGACCTGATACTGTGTTTAAgcctatggagaaagttaagctaaTTTGGGAAAGGTTAAAGACAGCCCAAAGTCGTCAGAATTTATATgcaaatgtgagaagaagagatctttaGTTTGAGGTTAACAATCTGGTGTAATTGAagttttcacccatgaaaggggtgaaaatatttggtaagaaagggaatcTTAGTCCCTGATACATTggccttatagagttttgaatcgtgttgggcAAGTAGCTTACGAGATTGAATTGCCTGCCGATTTGTCACCTGTCCATCCTATCTTTCACGTTTTTATGGTCAAGAAGAACATTGGAGATTCTGTTGTTGTTTATCCATTAGAAAGTTTCGATATTCAGGATAACCTTTCGTACGATGAAGTTCTGGTTGAAATCCTAGgttatcaagttcgtagactaagaaataaggaaatttcattggtcaaagttctgtggcgaaaGCAATCAGccaagggtgctacttgggaaacagaagcagatatgcaaaccagatactctcatctcttctccacgagtTTAAATTAAg comes from the Capsicum annuum cultivar UCD-10X-F1 unplaced genomic scaffold, UCD10Xv1.1 ctg11102, whole genome shotgun sequence genome and includes:
- the LOC124890062 gene encoding uncharacterized protein LOC124890062, with product MGPFEASYERRCRLPIGWFEVGKAAVSGPDTVFKPMEKVKLIWERVLNRVGQVAYEIELPADLSPVHPIFHVFMVKKNIGDSVVVYPLESFDIQDNLSYDEVLVEILGYQ